AGGTATTAGGTGGGTTATGGAACTTACTTGACGTTAATGGAGACGGTGCGTTAGATTATGGGGAGTTTGTGCGTGGATTCATAGGCGAGATGAACGAGACAAGGAAGGCGTACGTTAGAAAGGtatgtataccacccatacacctaGGGGGTGCGACGAACGTACGTCAGAAAGGTATGTACCACCCAAACacctaggggggggggacgtgAGTCAGAAAggtatgtaccacccatacaccttGGGGGTGCGACGTACGTACGTCAGAAAggtatgtaccacccatacacctaGGGGGTGCGACGTACGTACGTCAGAAAggtatgtaccacccatacacctaGGGGGTGCGACGTACGTACGTCAGAAAGGTATGTACCACCCAAACACCTAGGGGGTGCGACGTACGTACGTCAGAAAGGTATGTACCACCCGAACACCTAGGGGGTGCGACGAACGTACGTCAGAAAGGTATGTACCACCCAAACACCTAGGGGGTGCGACGAACGTACGTCAGAAAggtatgtaccacccatacacctaGGGGGTGCGACGAACGTAAGTCAGAAAggtatgtaccacccatacacctaGGGGGGGACGTGAGTCAGAAAggtatgtaccacccatacacctaGGGGGTGCGACGAACGTACGTCAGAAAggtatgtaccacccatacacctaggggggggggggcgtgagTCAGAAAggtatgtaccacccatacacctaGGGGGGGGACGTGAGTCAGAAAAgtatgtaccacccatacacctaGGTTGTGCGACGTACGTACGTCAGAAAGctatgtaccacccatacacctaGGGGGTGCGACGTACGTAAGTCAGAAAggtatgtaccacccatacacctaggggggggggggggacgtgaGTCAGAAAggtatgtaccacccatacacctaGGGGGGGGGACGTGAGTCAGAAAAgtatgtaccacccatacacctaGGTTGTGCGACGTACGTACGTCAGAAAGctatgtaccacccatacacctaGGGGGTGCGACGTACGTAAGTCAGAAAggtatgtaccacccatacacctaGGGGTGCGACGTACGTACGTCAGAAAGGTATGTACCGCCCATAcacctagggggggggggacgtgaGTCAGAAAGGTAtttaccacccatacacctaGGGGGTGCGACGTACGTACGTCAGAAAGCCATGTACCATCCATACACCTAGGGGGTGCGACGTATGTACGTCAGAAAGGTATGTACCACCCAAACACCTAGGGGGTGCGACGTACGTACGTCAGAAAggtatgtaccacccatacacctaGGGGGTGCGACGTGCGTACGTCAGAAAGGTATGTACCACCCAAACACCTAGGGGGTGCGACGTACGTACGTCAGAAAGGTATGTACCGCCCATACACCTAGGGGGGGGACGTGAGTCAAAAAGGTAtttaccacccatacacctaGGGGGTGCGACGTACGTACGTCAGAAAGCCATGTACCATCCATACACCTAGGGGGTGCGACGTATGTACGTCAGAAAGGTATGTACCACCCAAACACCTAGGGGGTGCGACGTACGTACGTCAGAAAggtatgtaccacccatacacctaGGGGGTGCGACGTGCGTACGTCAGAAAGGTATGTACCACCCAAACACCTAGGGGGTGCGACGTACGTACGTCAGAAAggtatgtaccacccatacacctaGGGGGTGCGACGTACGTACGTCAGAAAGGTACGTACCACCTTTAAACTAAGGGGTACGACGTTCATAGATCAGAATGCACTGCCCATGCACTACGGGGAATACATGTGCCGTGTACCGTACTGCTTCGTATTATTCCTGCGGTAAGTTGAGGTTTATGAGTCTTATTTTGCATCAAAATATATATGAACGGGTATGAACAACACAATTGATCATTTGGCATTATGGCGAGTAGTCCTAGTTGTAATATTTTAGAATAAGAATTGATGCGTGGCGGACTGTGGAACATGATGTATGGCAGGGGTATAGATCTGCtcacaaaattaaaaagaaaaaaaacatttaaacgAACGTGTATTATATTTTAAGGTCTTTCACAAGTTCGATCCCAGCAAAACAGGGCTGGTTGAGCTGAACAACATGAAAAAGTTTTTCTCCGCCAAGAAGCATCCAAAAGTGCTATCCGGTAAGAAGTTGCTAACGCgtaggtggtggtggtggaagggggggggggggggggggggtgagggggcTAATAATGCGTGAAGTGTGAAACGAACTCTGTTATAGTAACCGGAATATAAAATCGTTACGAAAACAAGAAATGACCGGGTACTATGTGACTTACTTACTTTAGGAAACCAGGCCGAGAAGTGGATTCCTTGTCACCATATACACCTCTACTGTGTCACGAAGAGACTCTCGCACATATTTTGAGTTGACTAACCTGTACTGACTGGCATAGAATAAATCTGGCTACCTTTTCCTGAAAGCCTTGCAATGCTACATTACTATCCCCTACCTTGCAGGCCGGCTGAAGGAACACGAGGCTCAGCAAATGTTCTTGAGTTCATTCGAAAACTGCGAACATAGAGGGGAAGTTACCTATGCGGTGAGCAGGCAAAATGCGGCTTGATGAAAGAGTGGTCGTTACAATTGCAAACCCATGCAGACTTTTAGTCTTGTGTACCAggatccccccctccccccctttcttgTCTCTTTGGTATTAGAGGCGCGTGAGGATGGGGACGTTTCTTAACTCGATATATCTTGCCCCTGGGGTATATCCGGGTTGGGccctgacccccccccccccccccccccacacacacacacacacacacacacacacacgcccGTTTCTGATCTCTTTGGTATGCGATGCGCTTGATGATTGGGACGTTTCTTTACTCGATATATCTTGTATATGGTATGTCAGAGTTGGGGCCCTGCCTTGACACGATGTTGAACCTTTTTTAACTCGATATATCTTTTTCCTGGGGTATAAAAGGATAGAAACCTCTTAGAACTGTATGTTTTGTCTATTACTTGTTAATACCGCAAAAAGCTAACAAGTTCCTGCGTTCTCTTTGGAATTCCTTCGACCTTAAGCACTTTATACATTTTCAATGCGTGTCTATGTCAGGGCTCTTTCTGAGATTAAAGTTGATTCGTAATCGTTGCTTTTTCTCGTTTGCCGTCAAAAGCAGGAGCGCAAGCGAGATTTTCACCTTTAAAGTGACGTGAATTCTTAGTTTAAAAGCCTATTGAATACTTTGTGTTACCCCGTTTTTATACTAATACTCCATGCATCTTTTAGGAGTTCGAGGACTATTACGAAGGCGTCAGTATTGGTATTGCAAGCGACGAGGAATTTGTTGCCATGATGAAGAATTGCTGGAGTTGCTGAAATGAAGGGCTTTACCACAAAAAGACAGCTCTTTGGAGTTGCTGAAGTTAGCTTTTCTACCACGAAATTATGATATTTTAAGCTGCTACATGAATTTCCCGTGGGCCACCGTTTACTCAGCAACCCGCTATTAGCAGAGGAGAGACGGAAGCTATCAGTTAAAGGGGTGGTGCCATGAATTTTCCGTGGGCCACGGTTTACTCAGCAACCCGCTGTTAGTGGAGGAGAGACAAAAGCTATCAGTTAAAGGGGTGGTGCCATGAATTTTCCGTGGGCCACGGTTTACTCAGAAACCCGCTATTAGCAGAGGAGAGACGGTAGCAGGCCTGGATACCCCACGTGGCATGTTGGCATAGTCCCTGGACATACCCTTTTGTCATCATAGCAAAATATCAAACTCccacgaaaaaataaaacggtATTAAGATTTCATGGCTCTTATTAgaatttttatttccttttctttccCTAGATTCGTGCATTTTCCAGAAAAAGTGAAAGGTCCAACCTCTGTCTGACACATCATGCGCTCTGGCTACCACGGACACTATATGATATCGAAGGGGTCCTGTTTTAAAAGAGTTGCACTAAAGGAAATTAGGAAATCTAAGCCTTAACAATACTTTGCCAATGTAACCACTCAAAATGGGCAATCGGGAAAACGAGTTTTTTAAACGTTATATCCATCGTATTTAATTGTTTATTGACACTGCCCTGTTACGTTTTAAGGCAACGTTTCAAACGTTATATCAATCATGTTTAATTGTGTATTTACACTACCCTGTTACACCCTAAGGCAAATTTTCTGAAACCTGGAATGCAACAatacgaagaaaaaaaatggaggTTGCAGAAACATGATAAAGCACAGGGCAATTACAAAAGATTGAAAGTCACACACGTAATTTTCTTGCACTGGCAACGCAACACAAATTGCGTTACAAGTTGCCGGAAAAATGCCTCGTGTAACAGCCTTTGTATTGGGATGTTAGTGTttggtcaatgtgttaaaaaggcgaattttcttttaaacaactttatttaatgttttatGGTGTCCCATTCTCTTGTCATTGAGTGGCAACTGGAGGACAACAGTTATCTTCTGTCGTGGATCGTGAAGGCATTTTTTCCTGCAACTTGCAAAAATGACGAAAAATGCCATTCaaagcacaggtagcccaagctctttatttgttcCTAATAATattcacgagtaaaaaaaaactagctgtGGTAGTTGTGGCTAATATgtgcagctaggcgcttcagtggtttttacgcATGCTttcatgcgggcttgtcgcgtagtcgcgaagccggttgacgagaaccttttgtcaatcgactgtatGTCTTCTGTCTGTCTGAATTTAGCACAAGCCACTGCTGATAATGTTACCAATCGTGGTTTGGATTGGCCCGTAATTCTTTGCATTACCCTGTGAGATCTTCCTCAAGCTGAACACCTTCCATACCTCATCTATCTTGCAAAGACTGCACATGATGATCGCCTGCGAATATGCAGCGTGCTCCATAGAATCGCTGCACAGTTGCTTATCAGGATAGCTCGCGTCGTAGAATTTTAGGCTTGGGTTCTTGTATTTGGAAATGTTTGGGGAATTCCATGCACttaaagtgaaaaataatttgTTGATGTGAGGGGGGATACTTTTGAGCGTTACGTTGATCGTGTGATGACCAAGACGATTGTTATCATCCATGACGTCCCCCGAGTGTCTAATAGCCCCTGGCGAGACATTGCACTTTTGATGTCTAAAATCCAACACCTCCAAGAAACAATTTCCACTGTATAGTAGAACTGAAGCATCGAGATAATCTTGTCCATGAGAAGGGTACCCCCAGTACAAGTCGAAGATCACTTGATCAAAACTCTCGGGAATTTCATACAGCACAACAATAAGGCTGATGGTGGCATACGGGGGGACACCAAATTCACTCAGCTTGCCAGATCCCTTGTTCTCCTGTGTTTGTATTAACAAATACATACATAAATCGAAAGGAGAGAAAAGAGGCTGTTACTGGGTGATGATATGTGTTTATATCAACAcacacatgaaaaaaaatcaagagagTTAAAATGCTGATACGTGGTGATCTATATCACCACACACATAACTTAAATCAAGTAGGGATGGGCTGCTACTATGTGATCTTctgtgttttgtttgtctgtttttttttatgtttcaatacagaaacattaggaCAATATTtaggggggcacagccacgccgctactttttatttccttataattttataaGAATATTTGGGGGATGCTCCCTAAGTACCCAATCCTCTTCTACGGCCCTACATAAATCAATAGGGGAAGGAAGTGCTACTCATGTCCTGCGTTCAAATCAAGTACATAAATTACAATGACATGGAAGACTGCTATTAAGTGTACTCATTTGTTTGTATCAACAAATACATACATGCTGGAGCAAATACTTCACTCCAACTGTCCTATccttacaaagaaaaacatccCCACACTGTTAAACTACAGGACATTCCTCCCAAATCGATTTGAAAGTGATATTGAAATGACTTAAAATAAACACTTTAATTTTATGCTATTCTCATCCTGTGGAAACATTTTCAGTCATTTTAAGCCCATGATAGATAGTACTGTAAAATAACTCTTCCAAGGGATAAGAGTCAACGGATACTGTGAGTTTTAAAAATTCTTCACTTTCTCACCTTTAGCTCTGTGTCATTATACATTAGCCTCTGCTTCAAGCGATCCACCCTGATGTTTTGAGATATCTTGAGTTTCAGCTCAGCTATAGACATCACTGGGTTATAAGGTATCACTGTAGTCTCCCCTCCCATCATGGCAACAGTTAGTGTGGGCTGCTCCCCCGAAGGCACAGGAATGTTGATGAATTCACCCGGTCCTACTTCTGGGAAAAGCCGTCCGAGAGTAGATAAGCACTCGAGATAGACTGGGTTGTCCAGTGTTATCTTTGCCTCACATTGCGAGCAGGCCTTGTTTGCTTTTACATGCTCGGTTACACACTGGAATAAGGATTCATCAAATGATGTTAAAAGAGGAGGATAGGTTGGTGATGAATATCAGGAAATAGGGAGTGTTTATGGGGAGTGGGGGTAGGGATTTTAAAAAGTGTGtagaagggggggagggttagGGACTTTAACTGAGTTTTTCTGTGGGAGGAATGAGGACTTTAATAAGGCTGTGTGTAGGAGGGGGGGAGTAGGGAATACTAAGGCTGTGTGTCTTTAAAAGATAGGGACTTCACTAAGGTTGAATCTTTGGGTAGGGGGTAGGGACTTTACTAAGGTTGAATCTTTGGGTAGGGGGTAGGGACTTTACTGAGACTTTGTGTGAGGTACGTCTACAAAGGTGTGTGGAGGGGGGATCTGACTTTACAAAGGCTGGTGTGGACTAGCAAAGGCTTATGTGTATCTAAGGAAAGTATGGAATTTCAGGTGTGTGTGTTTCCTTAGGAGGTACTTACCCTTAGACAGTGTAGCGGTGCATGATCGCACTCCTCCGTCATGTTGTCTGGAGGGAATTCCCGGTGAAGTTTGCTAAGCTGGCATTTTTCACACTTCATTTTACCAAGCGCCTACGATAGCAAATGGTAAGgctgaaaaaatataatatataagcAAAAATTTAGATTTAAATCCGCACTATTGTAATTTTACTtctaagggagtgttcattaaagacactgagggggggggggggggggggagggagggaagatattgaggaggggggggctccgaaaatttttaaccaccaaaagAGGGGGCTCTGATAAAAAATGTCCTCTAAGggaaagagaaataaaattttggggttctataag
The DNA window shown above is from Nematostella vectensis chromosome 15, jaNemVect1.1, whole genome shotgun sequence and carries:
- the LOC5509269 gene encoding uncharacterized protein LOC5509269 isoform X1, giving the protein MKCEKCQLSKLHREFPPDNMTEECDHAPLHCLRCVTEHVKANKACSQCEAKITLDNPVYLECLSTLGRLFPEVGPGEFINIPVPSGEQPTLTVAMMGGETTVIPYNPVMSIAELKLKISQNIRVDRLKQRLMYNDTELKENKGSGKLSEFGVPPYATISLIVVLYEIPESFDQVIFDLYWGYPSHGQDYLDASVLLYSGNCFLEVLDFRHQKCNVSPGAIRHSGDVMDDNNRLGHHTINVTLKSIPPHINKLFFTLSAWNSPNISKYKNPSLKFYDASYPDKQLCSDSMEHAAYSQAIIMCSLCKIDEVWKVFSLRKISQGNAKNYGPIQTTIGNIISSGLC
- the LOC5509269 gene encoding uncharacterized protein LOC5509269 isoform X2, with the protein product MKCEKCQLSKLHREFPPDNMTEECDHAPLHCLRCVTEHVKANKACSQCEAKITLDNPVYLECLSTLGRLFPEVGPGEFINIPVPSGEQPTLTVAMMGGETTVIPYNPVMSIAELKLKISQNIRVDRLKQRLMYNDTELKENKGSGKLSEFGVPPYATISLIVVLYEIPESFDQVIFDLYWGYPSHGQDYLDASVLLYSGNCFLEVLDFRHQKCNVSPGAIRHSGDVMDDNNRLGHHTINVTLKSIPPHINKLFFTLSAWNSPNISKYKNPSLKFYDASYPDKQLCSDSMEHAAYSQAIIMCSLCKIDEVWKVFSLRKISQGNAKNYGPIQTTIGNIISSGLC